A portion of the Fusobacterium nucleatum genome contains these proteins:
- a CDS encoding MlaA family lipoprotein, translating to MKIKNLLLLSVLSLTLISCSNTNEVNKSDTNYSEASNVVYANPGESNFMADEPDPWEPFNRRMYYFNYQIERLIITPIVNTYKFITPDFVEDRISNFFKNAKVLNTMANSAFQFKGRKSMKALGRFTINTVLGLGGLFDVASKMGMPKPYEDFGLTLAYYGVGRGPYLVLPILGPTYLRDAFGVGVDSVVAGKSDIYKRMYLFDSALVNYTDASLFVLKGIDLRKNINFHYHQTNSPFEYEYVRYLYSKYRGIQEATSKQ from the coding sequence ATGAAAATTAAAAATTTATTATTACTTAGTGTTTTAAGCCTAACTCTAATTTCCTGTAGTAATACAAATGAAGTTAATAAATCTGATACAAATTATTCAGAGGCTAGTAATGTTGTATATGCCAATCCTGGTGAAAGTAATTTTATGGCTGATGAACCTGATCCATGGGAACCATTCAACAGAAGAATGTACTACTTTAACTATCAAATAGAGAGATTAATAATAACTCCTATTGTAAATACATATAAATTTATTACTCCTGACTTTGTTGAAGACAGAATAAGTAATTTCTTTAAAAATGCAAAAGTATTAAATACTATGGCTAACTCAGCTTTCCAATTTAAAGGAAGAAAATCTATGAAAGCCTTAGGAAGATTCACAATCAATACTGTATTAGGTTTAGGAGGTCTTTTTGATGTAGCTTCAAAAATGGGAATGCCAAAACCTTATGAAGATTTTGGATTGACACTCGCATATTATGGAGTAGGTAGAGGCCCTTATTTAGTATTACCAATTCTAGGACCTACATATTTAAGAGATGCTTTTGGAGTGGGTGTTGATAGTGTTGTAGCAGGAAAATCAGATATATATAAAAGAATGTACTTATTTGACTCTGCCTTAGTAAATTACACAGATGCTAGTTTATTTGTATTAAAAGGTATAGATTTGAGAAAGAATATTAATTTCCATTATCATCAAACAAATTCACCTTTTGAATATGAATATGTAAGATATTTATATAGTAAATATAGAGGAATACAAGAAGCAACAAGTAAGCAATAA
- a CDS encoding PolC-type DNA polymerase III — MNNRQIIIEPNMEVFSKLGVKSIEIKTILLNTRIKRITFNCTVSSMNCIDDIDIIYKDVLSKFGRELEIEFITDNKNLSLKDEEIKTIAIRAIERLKTKNTTSKSFLCFYKLHVKDNYIVIELNDENTKFMLEEVKISSKIENILDEYGVKDYKIIFSVGDFSKEILNVEEKIKLDIEKHQDTINAEREKVVKTNSTSETQVYKAKNDFKRGSKTREIKGETISIKDFYDLYDGETCIVEGEIFSMEDMTLKSGKILRTIRVTDGESSLTSKIFLDEDDKLDIHEGMFLKLSGKLQLDTYAGNEKTLMINTINILEKENTKKEDTAEEKMVELHAHTKMSEMVGVTDVEDIIKRAKEYGHKAIAITDYSVVHSYPAAFKTAKKFSTDEEKMKAIFGCEMYMIDDEAPMVTNPKDKKIDDEEFVVFDIETTGLNSHTNEIIEIGAVKIKAGRIVDRYSQLINPGRPIPYHITEITSITDEQVANEPKIDEVIGKFVDFIGDAVLVAHNAPFDMGFIKRDIKKYLNIDYQCSVIDTLQMARDLFPDLKKYGLGDLNKTLGLALEKHHRAVDDSQATANMFIIFLDKYKEKGLEYMKDINVGFEVNVKKQSLKNIMVLVKTQDGLKNMYRLVSEAHIKYFGNKKARIPKSVLTENREGLIIGSSLTAHFMNIGELADLYLRHDLEKLEEAAKFYDYIELLPKSTYNELIEKDGTGALGSYEEVEKMNKYFYDLGKRLGILVTASSNVHYLDENEDIIRSILLYGSGTVYNSRQYSINNGFYFRTTDEMLQEFSYLGDEKVKEVVITNTNKIADMIESGIKPIPEGFYPPKMENAEEIVRTMTYEKAYRIYGDPLPNIVSARLERELNAIINNGFSVLYLSAQKLVKKSLDNGYLVGSRGSVGSSLVAFMMGITEVNALYPHYICDNSECKYSEFIEREGVGIDLPDKICPKCGAKLRKDGYSIPFEVFMGFKGDKVPDIDLNFSGEYQSEIHRYCEELFGKENVFKAGTISTLAEKNAEAYVRKYFEDNNLNAVRAEIIRLGRLCQGAKKTTGQHPGGMVIVPQGNSIYEFCPVQRPANDETSESTTTHYDYHVMDEQLVKLDILGHDDPTTIKLLQEYTNIEIKDIPLADKDTLKIFSSTESLGVTPEQIGTEIGTYGIPEFGTGFVRQMLIDTRPTTFAELVRISGLSHGTNVWLNNAQEFVRNGQATLSQIITVRDDIMNYLIDQGLDNSDSFKIMEFVRKGKPKKEPENWEKYSAMMKEKNVPDWYIESCRRIEYMFPKGHAVAYVMMAMRIAYFKVHQPLAFYAAFLSRKADDFDMEVMSRGILAKQKLEELSKEPKLDPKKKNEQAICEIVVELEARGLELLPVDIYLSDGKKFTIEDGKIRIPLIGINGLGGAVIDAIVKEREEGKFISVEDLKRRTKIQQPVVDKLKNIGAISSLSETNQISLF, encoded by the coding sequence ATGAATAATAGGCAAATTATTATAGAGCCTAATATGGAAGTTTTTTCTAAGTTAGGTGTAAAAAGTATAGAAATAAAAACTATTCTCTTGAATACAAGGATTAAGAGGATAACTTTTAATTGTACTGTATCGTCTATGAATTGTATAGATGATATAGATATAATATACAAAGATGTCCTTTCAAAGTTTGGAAGAGAACTGGAAATAGAGTTTATAACAGATAATAAAAATTTATCTTTAAAAGATGAAGAAATAAAAACTATTGCAATTAGGGCTATAGAAAGGTTGAAAACTAAAAATACAACCTCTAAGTCCTTTTTGTGTTTTTATAAGCTACATGTTAAAGATAATTATATAGTTATAGAACTTAATGATGAAAATACAAAATTTATGTTAGAAGAAGTTAAAATTTCTTCAAAAATAGAAAACATTTTAGATGAATATGGTGTTAAAGATTATAAAATTATTTTTAGTGTTGGAGATTTTTCAAAAGAAATTTTAAATGTTGAAGAAAAAATTAAACTGGATATAGAAAAACATCAAGATACTATAAATGCTGAAAGAGAAAAAGTAGTAAAAACTAATTCTACTTCTGAAACACAAGTATATAAAGCTAAAAATGATTTTAAAAGGGGTTCAAAAACAAGAGAAATAAAAGGAGAAACTATATCAATAAAAGATTTTTATGATTTATATGATGGCGAAACTTGTATAGTTGAAGGAGAAATTTTTTCAATGGAAGATATGACATTAAAAAGCGGAAAAATCCTAAGAACTATAAGAGTTACAGATGGAGAAAGTTCTCTTACTTCTAAAATATTTTTAGATGAAGATGATAAATTAGATATTCATGAAGGAATGTTTTTGAAATTAAGTGGTAAGCTTCAACTAGATACTTATGCTGGAAATGAAAAAACTTTAATGATCAATACTATAAATATCTTAGAAAAAGAAAATACTAAAAAAGAAGATACAGCAGAAGAAAAAATGGTTGAGTTACATGCACATACAAAAATGAGTGAAATGGTTGGAGTAACTGATGTTGAAGATATCATAAAAAGAGCTAAGGAATATGGACATAAAGCAATAGCTATTACAGATTATTCAGTAGTACATTCATATCCAGCTGCATTTAAAACAGCTAAAAAGTTTTCAACAGATGAGGAAAAAATGAAAGCTATTTTTGGTTGTGAAATGTATATGATAGATGATGAAGCACCTATGGTTACCAATCCAAAAGATAAAAAAATTGATGATGAAGAATTTGTAGTATTTGATATAGAAACTACTGGTTTAAATTCTCATACCAATGAAATTATAGAAATTGGGGCAGTAAAAATAAAAGCTGGAAGAATAGTGGATAGATATTCACAACTTATCAATCCAGGACGACCTATTCCATATCATATCACTGAAATTACAAGTATAACAGATGAACAGGTTGCTAATGAACCTAAAATAGATGAGGTAATTGGAAAATTTGTAGACTTTATTGGAGATGCCGTTTTGGTCGCACATAACGCACCTTTTGATATGGGATTTATAAAAAGGGATATTAAAAAATACTTAAATATAGATTATCAATGCTCTGTGATTGATACCTTACAAATGGCAAGAGACTTATTCCCTGATTTAAAGAAATATGGATTGGGAGATTTAAATAAAACCTTAGGATTGGCACTTGAAAAACACCATAGAGCAGTTGATGACTCACAAGCAACTGCAAATATGTTTATTATATTCTTAGATAAGTATAAAGAAAAAGGCTTAGAATATATGAAAGATATCAATGTAGGCTTTGAAGTCAATGTGAAGAAACAATCTTTAAAAAATATTATGGTCTTAGTAAAAACTCAAGATGGTCTAAAAAATATGTACAGATTAGTTTCAGAAGCACATATAAAATACTTTGGTAATAAAAAAGCCAGAATACCAAAATCAGTTTTAACAGAAAATAGGGAAGGACTTATAATAGGAAGTTCTTTAACTGCACATTTTATGAATATAGGAGAGCTTGCTGATTTATATTTAAGACATGATTTAGAAAAACTAGAAGAAGCAGCAAAATTTTATGACTATATAGAGTTACTACCAAAATCAACTTATAATGAACTTATAGAAAAAGATGGAACAGGTGCATTAGGTTCTTATGAAGAAGTTGAAAAAATGAATAAATATTTTTATGACTTAGGAAAAAGACTTGGAATTTTAGTAACTGCTAGTTCTAATGTTCATTATCTTGATGAAAATGAAGATATAATAAGATCTATTTTATTATATGGTAGTGGAACAGTATATAATTCAAGACAATATAGTATAAATAATGGTTTTTATTTTAGAACAACTGATGAAATGCTACAAGAATTTAGTTATTTAGGAGACGAGAAAGTAAAAGAAGTTGTTATAACAAATACAAACAAAATAGCTGATATGATAGAAAGTGGAATTAAACCTATACCAGAAGGCTTTTATCCACCTAAAATGGAAAATGCCGAAGAAATTGTTAGAACTATGACTTATGAAAAGGCATATAGAATATATGGAGACCCTTTACCTAATATTGTTTCAGCAAGATTGGAAAGAGAATTAAATGCTATTATAAATAATGGTTTTTCTGTATTATATTTATCTGCTCAAAAGTTAGTTAAGAAATCTTTGGATAATGGATACTTAGTTGGTTCAAGAGGTTCAGTTGGTTCTTCACTTGTTGCATTTATGATGGGAATTACAGAAGTTAATGCTTTATATCCACACTATATCTGTGATAATTCTGAATGTAAATACTCTGAATTTATTGAAAGAGAAGGAGTAGGTATAGATTTACCAGATAAAATTTGTCCAAAATGTGGAGCAAAGCTTAGAAAAGATGGTTATTCAATACCATTTGAAGTTTTTATGGGATTTAAAGGAGATAAAGTCCCAGATATAGATTTGAACTTCTCAGGGGAATATCAATCTGAAATTCATAGATATTGTGAAGAATTATTTGGAAAAGAAAATGTATTTAAAGCAGGAACTATCTCAACACTTGCTGAAAAAAATGCTGAAGCCTATGTAAGAAAATATTTTGAAGATAATAATTTGAATGCAGTTAGAGCTGAAATTATAAGATTAGGTAGACTTTGTCAAGGTGCTAAAAAGACAACAGGTCAACACCCGGGAGGAATGGTTATAGTACCACAAGGAAATTCAATTTATGAATTTTGTCCTGTACAAAGACCAGCTAATGATGAAACAAGTGAATCTACAACAACCCATTATGATTATCACGTAATGGATGAACAGTTAGTAAAACTTGATATATTAGGACATGATGATCCTACAACTATAAAACTTTTACAAGAATATACTAATATAGAAATTAAAGATATTCCACTTGCTGATAAAGATACTTTAAAAATCTTTTCATCAACAGAATCTTTGGGAGTAACTCCTGAACAGATAGGAACAGAAATAGGAACTTATGGAATCCCAGAATTTGGTACTGGTTTTGTAAGACAGATGCTTATAGATACAAGGCCTACAACTTTTGCAGAACTTGTAAGAATATCAGGACTTTCACATGGTACAAATGTTTGGCTTAATAATGCACAAGAATTTGTAAGAAATGGGCAAGCAACTCTTTCACAAATAATAACAGTGAGAGATGATATTATGAACTATTTAATCGACCAAGGTTTGGATAATAGTGATTCCTTTAAAATAATGGAATTTGTAAGAAAAGGTAAACCTAAAAAAGAGCCAGAAAACTGGGAAAAATATTCTGCTATGATGAAGGAAAAGAATGTTCCTGATTGGTATATAGAATCTTGTAGAAGAATAGAATATATGTTCCCTAAAGGACATGCTGTTGCCTATGTTATGATGGCAATGAGAATAGCATATTTTAAAGTTCATCAACCACTTGCATTTTATGCAGCTTTCTTATCAAGAAAAGCAGATGATTTTGATATGGAAGTTATGAGTAGAGGAATTCTTGCAAAACAAAAATTAGAGGAACTATCAAAAGAACCAAAATTAGATCCTAAGAAAAAAAATGAACAAGCTATATGTGAAATCGTAGTGGAATTGGAAGCAAGAGGTTTGGAACTTTTACCTGTTGATATTTATCTATCAGATGGTAAAAAATTTACAATAGAAGATGGTAAAATTAGAATACCTTTAATTGGGATAAATGGACTTGGGGGTGCAGTCATTGATGCCATAGTTAAGGAAAGAGAAGAAGGAAAGTTTATTTCAGTTGAAGATTTAAAAAGAAGAACAAAAATACAACAACCTGTTGTAGACAAACTAAAAAATATTGGGGCAATTTCAAGTTTAAGTGAAACAAACCAAATTTCTTTATTTTAA
- a CDS encoding RNA methyltransferase encodes MRNKVYLSLVHYPVYNRNKDIVCTSVTNFDIHDISRSCGTYEIKGYRLVVPVDAQKKLTERIIGYWQDGTGGQYNKDREQAFRVTDVTESIEAVVEEIEKIEGQKPLIITTSARIFNNSISYKNLSKQIFEDDKPYLLLFGTGWGLTDEVMAMSDYILEPIRANSKYNHLSVRAAVAIILDRLFGEN; translated from the coding sequence ATGAGAAATAAAGTTTATTTAAGTTTAGTTCATTATCCAGTTTACAATAGAAATAAAGATATTGTTTGTACTTCAGTAACAAATTTTGATATACACGATATTTCAAGGTCTTGTGGAACTTATGAAATAAAAGGTTATAGATTGGTTGTACCTGTTGATGCTCAAAAAAAATTGACAGAGAGAATAATAGGATATTGGCAAGATGGTACAGGTGGGCAATATAATAAAGACAGAGAACAAGCATTTAGAGTTACAGATGTTACAGAAAGTATAGAAGCAGTTGTAGAAGAAATAGAAAAAATTGAGGGACAAAAACCTTTAATTATAACAACTTCTGCTAGAATATTTAATAATAGTATAAGTTATAAAAATTTATCTAAACAAATATTTGAGGATGATAAACCTTATCTTTTACTTTTTGGTACTGGTTGGGGACTAACTGATGAAGTGATGGCTATGTCTGATTATATATTAGAACCAATAAGAGCTAATTCAAAGTATAATCATCTATCAGTTAGAGCAGCTGTTGCAATAATATTGGATAGATTATTTGGAGAAAATTAA
- the trmD gene encoding tRNA (guanosine(37)-N1)-methyltransferase TrmD: MKINILTLFPKMFDGFLSESIIARAIKFGAVEVNIIDIRDYCFDKHKQADDMPFGGGNGMVMKPEPLFLALENVSGKVIYTSPQGKIFNQEIAKELVKEEELTIIAGHYEGVDERVVENKVDMELSIGDFVLTGGEIAAMAISDTIIRLLPDVIKKESYENDSFYNGLLDYPHYTRPAEYKDLKVPEVLLSGNHKKIDEWRLKESLRRTYLRRRELIENRELTKLEKKLLDEIKKEEV; encoded by the coding sequence ATGAAAATAAATATTTTAACATTATTTCCAAAAATGTTTGATGGCTTTTTAAGTGAGAGCATAATTGCAAGAGCAATAAAATTTGGAGCAGTTGAAGTAAATATTATTGATATAAGGGATTACTGTTTTGATAAACATAAACAAGCTGACGATATGCCTTTTGGTGGTGGAAATGGGATGGTTATGAAACCAGAACCTCTATTTTTAGCCTTGGAAAATGTTTCAGGTAAGGTTATATATACTTCACCACAGGGAAAAATTTTTAATCAAGAAATAGCAAAAGAGCTTGTAAAAGAGGAAGAATTAACCATAATTGCTGGACATTATGAAGGAGTAGATGAAAGAGTTGTTGAAAATAAAGTTGATATGGAATTGTCAATAGGAGATTTCGTCTTAACAGGTGGAGAAATAGCTGCTATGGCTATTTCTGATACTATAATCAGACTACTTCCTGATGTTATAAAAAAAGAGTCCTATGAAAATGATTCTTTTTATAATGGGCTTCTAGATTATCCACATTACACAAGACCAGCAGAATATAAAGATTTAAAAGTTCCAGAAGTTTTATTATCAGGTAATCATAAAAAAATAGATGAATGGCGTTTAAAAGAAAGCCTAAGAAGAACTTATTTAAGAAGAAGAGAATTGATTGAAAATAGAGAATTGACAAAATTAGAAAAAAAACTTTTAGATGAGATAAAAAAAGAGGAAGTGTAA
- the rimM gene encoding ribosome maturation factor RimM (Essential for efficient processing of 16S rRNA), translating to MELLIAGKVLGSHNLKGEVKVISDLDNIEVLVGNKVILELADSQQKLLTIKKIEHLVANKWIFSFEEIKNKQDTIEIRNANIKVRRDIVGIGEDEYLVSDMIGFKVYDVKGDEYLGEITEIMDTAAHDIYVIESEEFETMIPDVDVFIKNIDFENRKMLVDTIEGMKESKVKK from the coding sequence ATGGAACTTTTAATTGCAGGAAAAGTATTAGGTTCTCATAATTTAAAAGGAGAAGTAAAAGTTATTTCTGATTTAGATAATATTGAAGTCTTAGTTGGAAATAAGGTAATTTTAGAATTAGCAGATTCTCAACAAAAATTATTAACAATTAAAAAGATAGAACATCTTGTTGCAAATAAATGGATTTTTTCTTTTGAGGAAATAAAAAATAAACAAGATACTATTGAAATTAGAAATGCCAATATAAAAGTTAGAAGAGATATTGTTGGTATAGGTGAAGATGAATATCTTGTAAGTGATATGATAGGTTTTAAAGTCTATGATGTAAAAGGTGATGAGTATCTAGGGGAAATAACTGAGATTATGGATACTGCTGCACATGATATTTATGTTATAGAAAGTGAAGAATTTGAAACTATGATACCTGATGTAGATGTTTTTATTAAAAATATTGATTTTGAAAATAGAAAAATGTTAGTTGATACTATTGAAGGTATGAAAGAATCTAAGGTAAAAAAATGA
- a CDS encoding KH domain-containing protein yields MENLESLLNYIIKELVETKDKVNVTYEVLDSNVTFKVSVAKGEMGKIIGKNGLTANAIRGVMQAAGVKDKLNVNVEFLD; encoded by the coding sequence GTGGAAAATTTAGAAAGTTTATTGAATTACATTATCAAAGAATTGGTTGAAACAAAAGATAAGGTTAATGTAACTTATGAAGTTTTGGATTCAAATGTAACATTTAAAGTAAGTGTTGCAAAAGGAGAAATGGGAAAAATAATAGGTAAAAATGGACTTACAGCTAATGCTATAAGAGGAGTTATGCAGGCAGCAGGAGTAAAAGATAAACTTAATGTAAATGTTGAATTTTTAGATTAG
- a CDS encoding DUF4911 domain-containing protein has translation MKKSYEFLIQSKREDIDFINKIVEAYEGAGVVRTLDPIKGIISVISTDDFKDFMRDVLVDLGKKWVDLEIIEEGAWKGTL, from the coding sequence ATGAAAAAAAGCTATGAGTTTTTAATACAAAGTAAAAGAGAAGATATAGATTTTATAAATAAAATTGTTGAAGCCTATGAAGGAGCAGGGGTTGTAAGAACTCTCGACCCAATAAAAGGGATAATAAGTGTTATATCAACAGATGATTTTAAAGATTTTATGAGAGATGTATTGGTAGATTTAGGTAAAAAATGGGTAGATTTAGAAATAATTGAAGAGGGTGCTTGGAAAGGTACTTTATAA
- the rsmA gene encoding 16S rRNA (adenine(1518)-N(6)/adenine(1519)-N(6))-dimethyltransferase RsmA produces MEFKHKKKYGQNFLNNKDEILNKIIEVSNIDDNDEILEIGPGQGALTSLLVERVKKITCVEIDKDLENTLRKKFSSKENYTLVMEDVLEVDLRRYINQGTKVVANIPYYITSPIINKIIENKDLIDEAYIMVQKEVGERICAKSGKERGILTLAVEYYGESEYLFTIPREFFNPIPNVDSAFISIKFYKDDRYKNKISEDLFFKYVKAAFSNKRKNIVNNLVTLGYSKDKIKEILNQIEISENERAENISIDKFIELIKIFEGR; encoded by the coding sequence ATGGAATTTAAACATAAAAAAAAGTATGGGCAGAATTTTTTAAATAATAAAGATGAAATTCTAAATAAAATAATTGAAGTTTCAAATATTGATGATAATGATGAAATCTTAGAGATAGGACCTGGGCAAGGGGCTTTAACTTCACTATTAGTTGAAAGAGTTAAAAAAATAACCTGTGTTGAAATAGATAAAGATTTAGAAAATACTTTAAGAAAGAAATTTTCTTCAAAAGAAAACTATACACTTGTAATGGAAGATGTGTTAGAAGTAGATTTACGAAGATATATAAATCAAGGTACTAAGGTTGTTGCAAACATACCTTACTATATAACATCCCCCATCATTAATAAAATTATAGAGAATAAAGATTTAATAGATGAAGCCTATATAATGGTACAAAAAGAAGTAGGAGAAAGAATTTGTGCTAAGTCAGGTAAAGAAAGAGGAATTTTAACATTAGCAGTGGAATACTATGGAGAGTCAGAGTATTTATTTACTATTCCAAGAGAATTTTTTAATCCTATACCTAATGTAGATTCTGCTTTTATTTCGATAAAATTCTACAAAGATGATAGATATAAAAATAAAATTTCAGAAGATTTATTCTTTAAATATGTAAAAGCTGCTTTTTCAAATAAAAGAAAAAACATTGTAAATAATCTGGTAACATTAGGATATTCAAAGGATAAGATAAAGGAAATATTAAATCAAATTGAAATATCTGAAAATGAAAGAGCAGAAAATATCTCCATAGATAAGTTTATTGAACTTATAAAAATTTTTGAAGGTAGATGA
- the hpt gene encoding hypoxanthine phosphoribosyltransferase, producing MNYRIENLIDKEAVEKRIKELAREIEKDYAGEEVYCVGLLKGSVIFLSDLVKEINIPVIIDFMSVSSYGSETVSSGDVKILKDTDLDLRGKHVLIVEDIIDTGLTLEYVIKYFKEGKGVKSLRTCTLLNKPERRKVDVKVDYIGFDVPDKFVIGYGLDYDQKYRNLPYIAVVIPE from the coding sequence GTGAATTATAGAATTGAAAATTTGATTGATAAAGAAGCAGTAGAAAAGAGGATAAAAGAGTTAGCAAGAGAAATTGAAAAAGATTATGCAGGAGAAGAAGTTTATTGTGTTGGACTATTAAAAGGTTCTGTAATCTTTTTAAGTGATTTAGTAAAAGAAATAAATATACCAGTTATTATAGATTTTATGTCTGTTTCTAGTTATGGAAGTGAAACAGTAAGCAGTGGAGATGTAAAAATTTTAAAAGATACTGACTTAGATTTAAGAGGAAAACACGTTTTAATAGTTGAGGATATAATAGATACAGGATTAACTTTGGAATATGTAATAAAATATTTTAAAGAAGGTAAAGGAGTTAAAAGCCTTAGAACTTGTACATTATTAAATAAACCTGAAAGAAGAAAAGTAGATGTTAAAGTTGATTATATAGGTTTTGATGTTCCAGATAAGTTTGTAATTGGTTATGGACTTGATTATGACCAAAAATATAGAAATTTACCATATATAGCTGTTGTTATTCCTGAATAG